The nucleotide sequence GGGCTTGCAAGCTGCGCCCTAAAGCCTTCGCGATTTCTACGAGTTGTTGTTGTCCAATGCCGAGTTCGTGGACGGGTTTATGGAGTGGAATTGTCAATCCGAACTGCGAAAGGAGTTCGCCTGCTTCATGATAGAGGCGATGCCTGTCAATAGTCCCGAATTGACACGGTTCCTTGCCGAGATAGATGTTCTCTGCGACCGTCATCTCTGGGATGAGTGCCAATTCCTGATGGATAATGGCGATCCCGGCGCGTTCTGCGTCGCGCACAGTATGGAATTGCTGTTCGTTCCCATTGATGTATAGTTGTCCTTCGTAGGTTCCGGACGGATAAACACCACCGAGAATCTTAATCAACGTTGATTTACCAGCACCGTTTTCTCCACACAGCGCATGGATTTCACCCGGACGCACCTCGAAAGAGACATTGTCTAAGGCGCGCACGCCGGGGAAGTCTTTGGTGATTGCTTGCATGTGGAGAAGTGGGATGGGCATTGCTCGTTGATACTCCAATACTCAGTTTTTAGTTATTATAGCAGCAGTGGTAATGTAAATCAAGTTTTTCGTAGGGCTGTTTATAGTGAATCATAAAAATGGATAGACATTTCTGTCGCATGCGTAATTTTGCTTGATAGATACGATGTAAAATGGTATCATACACTATGTATATCCTCATATAAAATGGACTGTTAATTAACGAAATAGCATTTTTTCTTTGATATATATCTAAATATATGTTATACTAATTATATATTTAGAAATTTGGCGTATTTGGAAATTGGAGGGTATTATGGCTGAAGAAAAAAAGGACGAAATGGTACCGGTTACGGCTGAATACGAAGTCGTTGATCAGGTGGATGATCAGGCGATCATTGAATTGATGACCGGACAGACGATTCAGGATTATGTCTATTCCTTTAAACAGGGGGGACGCACCGTCGAGGGATTGACCTTAGCGGGCATTAACGAAGCCGCAAACCGCCGCGGCGGTATCCAGATTGAAGAGATCGAATACGAGGAACGCGAACATTCTTGGATTGCAACTGCCAAAGCTGTTGATACAATCACGGGTTCGTCTCGTTATGGCGCGTATGAACAACTGAAGATGGCTGGGAACCGTCCCGATCCGTTCGCTTTCACCAAAGCAATTCATAAAGCACAACGTAACGCAATTAAACAGTTAATACCTGTGCCGGTCATCCGTGAGGTGCTGAATTTCTATCTCCACCGAAAAGCAGGAAGTGGCAATGCGACACAACAACCGCTGCCGCAACAGAGTGATGGAAATATCGCTAACGCACAGAAGGCTGCCTTCGCGATTGCAAACAATCTGGAAGGGCCTCTTGGAGAGAAGGGCATTACTAAGGCAGATCTCTGGAATTACATCAAGCGTAAATACAGTGTGGAATCCCGGAACGATATGAGTGAAATGCAATGGACCCAGCTTTCCGCTGAACTAAAAGCAGCGGAAACCGCACCAAAGTTGCTGGATGAATTGTGTGAGCGAATTAAGCAATTAACGGCAGCTTCGCAGGAGAGCGAGGTCCCTGAATCTGAGGAATCCGCGAATCAAGAGACTGCTTCTTCCGATGGCGCGCCAGCAGAAAATACACAACCCCAAGAGTCACCTTTTTAGTTTATACTGCCACACTCATTGATAATAAGTTCCGTTGTTGGCACGGTTTCAGACCACGCCAGCAGCGGAACAATTTTCACAATAGATAAGGGGATTTAGCGCGTTTCTTCCGTGAGGCGTTCTTATTGAAAAATACTCTCAAACTATTTATGAGATGCCTTGTAGATATTCTCGGCTCCGCAAGGCATCTTGTAGCGAATGCGCAGTCGGTGTGTTCTCAAGGAGCAGATCGCCAGTATAGTGCCGTGTTTTCAGATGTTCCGCAATTGCACGGAAGTCAACGAATCCATTGTCCACTTCTGAGAGAACCCCGTCCGCCGTTTTTTGCTTGAAGTGTACCGACGTGAGATCCTCCATTTTAACGGCACCCCAGAATTCGTCCGGTGAATTCAACGTTGTTCCGTCAACGCGGTAGGTATTTGTCTCGTCGTACGTGAGTTTGGCACCGCCCGCGAGGGCTAACTTCAAGGTTAGTGTGGCGGTTTGTCGGGCATTTTCTACGGCGAAAATCATCGGATAGTCCGGTAAGAGTGCTTTGTAACGCTTTAGATTCGCAATGGCAGCGGATTCGTCAATATCCCCTTCGCTGTCGAGATCGACAAGGCGGAGCCGAGCGCGCGCTGGACAGAGTAGATATGCCAGTTTCTTAGCACAAATAATCTGTTGCGTGTCTGCTTGCGTGTCGTTTGGCACTGAAAGCCAAGGGTGGGACATTGCATAACTCAAGGTAAGTCCAGATGCTTTTTCGACGAATCGTGCGACCTCTTCAAAAAGTTGCGGATGTTTTGTTTCATAAGATTGACTATTCCAGACAGCGTCGCAGATGGATCTGAATTCAGCATCGGTATACGCGGACATTGCGGATTCGAGTTGTTGAACGAGTTCGCCGAATTCGGAGTTGCGGAGGTAATCGCCTTCGCGTACTTCCATATCCTTGAACCTATTTGTGCCGAATTCCACCATCAGTTCATCGAAGCGTGTCCCTTTTTCTACCTCTTGGGTCCAGATATTGGTTACAATTCCGAGTTTCTCAAACATTTTGACATCCTTTACGTTTTAAAGTATTGGGGATTACGCAATTTCTAATAAAAACCTACGGTCTACACGCCGCTGGCGAGGTTTCAAACCTCGCCAGCGAAGGATGCTGCGTAAGTCCTAAGTATGATATACAACTGAGATTATCATATATTTCTAAGGAGTTTTGATAATACCTATGGCAGAAAATAAAAAATTTACCGATGAACTCAGACTCGCCGCCGCACCGATTTGGGAAGCCGATCTTAAACACCCGTTTGTTCGCGGTATTGCTGATGGAAGTCTCCCCACGGAGAAATTCAAATTCTACCTTATTCAGGATTATCTTTTCCTATTGGACTATAGTCGTGTGTTCGCGCACGGTGCTATCAAGGCTCATGATGAGGCCACGATGGCGATGTTTGCGGATCTTCTCAACGCGACGCTGAATACCGAAATGGATTTGCATCGTGGATATTGCGAGAAATTTGGTATCTCTGCCGCTGAAATGGAAGCCGCACCGATTGCACCTACAACGCATGCTTACACCCGACATCTGCTCAATGTGGCGGAAGTCGGTACTTTGGCGGATCTCGTTGCGGGTGTTCTGCCGTGTCAGTGGGGCTATGCTGAGATCGGTACAACACTTGCCGAACAAGGTGGTTCACCGGAACCGCTCTATCAGGAGTGGATTGATATGTATGCCTCGCCTGAGTTCCTCTCACTCGGCGAGTGGTTACGCGGTCTACTTAACAATCTCGTAGTGGCGTATAGTCCTGCCGAAAAAGAACGGATTAAAAACTACTTCTTGATGAGTAGCCGTTATGAATACCTTTTTTGGGAGATGGCTTACACACAAGAAGCGTGGAAAATTTAGTCTGAGAGCGGCACGGCGACATGGAATACGCTCCCTTGCCCTAAAACGCTGTCCAGCCATATCCTTCCGTTATGACGGAGTACAATGTGCTTAGCGATCGCGAGTCCTAAGCCGGTTCCTCCCATTTCTTGCGCGCGTCCTTTGTCCACTCGGTAAAATCGCTCAAACACGCGAGACTGGGATTCCATCGGGATACCGATACCCGTATCTTTTACGTGCACGATGACTTCCTCCATGCTCATATCGAGTTCGTCAAATACGTCGCTTATGTCAGTCTCTGCCGAGACCGTGATGGTGCCGCCGTCTGGTGTATATTTAATTGCGTTGTCAATCAGATTTACAAAAATCTGCATGAAAAGTTGCTGATCTATGTTGACCTCTGGAAGGTCGTCAGGAATCTCCCATTTTAAAGCCAATCCCGATTCCTCTAATAACGGTTCAAACACGTCTAAAATTGGCTCATGGAAAGTATTGAGGTGGTGGGACGAGCGTTTCAATTCCACTTCACCTAACTCCAACCGAGAGAGTTCCAACAGGTCCGAAACCAACCTTGAAAGTCGGGTTGAATGGTTGAGGATTTTCACAATAAATTGTTCACCCGTCTTCGTCCGAACGGAATCCTCACCGAGTAGCGTTTCGGCGTACCCTCGAATTGTTGTGAGTGGTGTCCGGAGTTCATGTGAGACATTCGCCACAAAATCGGCGCGAATCCGCTCTAATTGCCGTTCCCTGGTGACATCATGGATAACGATAATGTACTCTTGACCAGCAGAAACTGGCACGACCGTGACCTCTACCTCCGGTTCTGTTAGGTTACCGAGACGGATTTCTGCGAACGCGACAGCTTCTGTCTGTTCTGCCTTCTGCAGCAGTGCTTGGAGTTCAGGGATCCGGTTGATTTCGATCAGTGCTTTGCCAATATAATCGCCAGGTAGGCCCAACATGGAGATAGCTGTTGGATTGGCATAGGTAATCTCAGACACCCCGTTCACGAGTAGTACACCTTCTCCCATGTTCGTTAAGATGGTTTCCGAGCGTCGGTGTTCTTCTGAAATTTTGTCAATCTGTTCCTGTACCCTATCAGCCATTAGGTTGAAATTCTGGGAGAGTTGTCCCAATTCATTCCGAGAATCGACCGGAACACGCGAGTTTATGTTACCAGCAGCAAGCGATTGGGTCATCTGTGTTAATTTCTCAATCGGCTTTATGATGGCACCGGTGCTAAGGACGCTAAACACAATCGCAAGAATCAATCCGGCTACACTCGCAATTAGGACCGTCCGTCGAAGGTCGCTGATCGCTGTATTGACGGCTTCCATCGGAAGCGCGACACGGCAGATACCGATTAGGGTTCCTTTTCCATTTGACGAATCTTCTGTGTTAGTATTGCGATATATTGGCATCGCGAAGTAACGAAATTCTGTCTGGGTCGTATCGCTGTACCGATCCCGAATCCCAACCCCGTTTTTAAGAGCGTCTTGTACCTCTGGACGTGCAAGGTGGTTGTCCATCGCCCGTAGTGGTTGTCCATCCCGTTCTGTATCACCCCAGACAGTTCCATCCGTCCCGATGAAGGTCACCCGTGCCTTTTCGGCCTTTCCGAGTCTATCAACGAGAGGATCTATTGCATCGTAACTAAAGTTAACCTCGGTGGGGAGTTTTTCGATGAAGAATTCTGTCATGAGTGCTACCTGAATTTCCAATTCACTGGTAATTCGTTTGCTCATGGAGTCTTTGAGCATTGTGCCGAGATAGAAATACATGGCGAGCATCACTAAAAGCACAATACCTATGTACCTGAGCGTCTGTTGTGTACGGATGTTCATTTGCGATGCGTCCTTCGGTGCGCGATACTATCTCCTCGTAACCTAAATGCATAGCAGACAATATAGAAGTCAAATTTTGATATAATCATAGCACGGTTCGGTGTAACTTGCAAGTAGGGATTTGCGACATGCTGTAGGAGGCGGAAATCCGCAAAAACACTCCGATTCCTGCCTTGGTTTCCTTTTATCTTGTTGACATCTAAATCAAATTCTGCTAAACTAAGGTTTAAAGTCTAACAGATGTGTAAGGCATTCCTTGCAAGCCATATTAGTGCAAAGATTACAATTACTCCTCATGGGAGGTATGCATGAGTATCCAATTCAAAGGCATTTTTACACCGACAGTAACACCGCTTGACGAAAAAGAGCGCGTCGATGAACGCGGGTTCGTCAATCAACTTAACCGACTGATTAACAGTGGTGTTCACGGTATCTACCTACTCGGGAGTTCGGGTGAATTTACGACGTTAACAAATACAGAACGCGAACGTGCAATGGACATCGCTCTTAAAGCAATTGGTGGTCGTGTCCCGGTTATCTGTTGTGTAATGGATACAAGCACCCAACGCGTTATCCAAAACATTGAAATCGCCGAACAGTTTGGTGTTGATGCAGTCGCTGCGACACCGGGCTACTACTATCCCTCCACCGACGATGCGGATCTGATCGAATTTTATCAGACAGTCGCCGCGAGTACGGGACTCCCAGTTTTCATCTATAATATTCCTTCCACCGTTAAAACCTTTATTAAGCCGCAGATCGTCGTCGAACTCTCGGAAACCTGTGAGAATATCATCGGCGTTAAGGACAGTACCGGTGATTGGACGAACTCCCTCAATCTCATAGCATTGCTCGGTGATCGAACAGATTTCTCTATCTTCCTCGGTTCTCATGTTGCACTCGGTGCAGCTGTCCTATTCGGTGCAGACGGTGGTGTTGTCTCGATCGCAAACGTCGCTCCGAAAGAATCGGTCGCGCTCTACAACGCTGCGAAGGCACGTGATATTGATGAAGTCCATCGGCTACAAAAGTGGATGCTGCGGCTCAGTAAGATGTATACCTACGGACAGGGGGTCAGCGGTATGAAAGCATGTCTGGAAATTTTGGGAGTCTGCAGCGCACGCACGACAAGCCCACTACTACCCCTCACTGATGCCGAGAAAGCGGAACTCCGCGAATTGCTAATGGAATTGGGAGTGCGTGAATGATTGAAATACAACCCCTTCGTAAGCCGCTTGATGCTACGATAGAGGTACCCGGTTCCAAAAGTTATACGAATCGGGCACTGTTAGTTGCTGCAATGGCACGCGGTGCTTCAACGGTGACGGGTGCTCTCTTTAGCGATGATACGCGTTATATGTGCGATGCCTTGCGGAAACTCGGTGTTGAGATTGAGGCTGATGAGAAGCGGGCAACGTTCAATGTACACGGAAATGGTGGCAGTATTCCAGTTTCGGGTACTGAGCTCTATATCGGGAACTCAGGCACCACCTCGCGTTCTCTTACCGCTTACGTTTCGTTAGGTCATGGAAAATTCGTCATTGATGGCGATGAACCGATGCGACACGGTCGTCCTATCTCTGACTTACTGGACGCGTTGAGACAAATTGGGGTTTCAGCGCGCTCACAATTTGAGAACGGACATCTTCCTGTCATCGTCGAAGCAAATGGACTTACGGGTGGAAAAACTCGACTTGATGTCAGTAAGAGCAGTCAATTCTTAACTGCGTTGCTCCTCATCGCGCCGTGTGCCAAAGACGACATGGAGATTGAGGTTGTCGGTGCCCGAGAAATGCCTTATATTGATATCACACGATCAGTCATGGCGGCGTTTGGTGTGCAGGTCATAAGCGAAGACTACAAGTTTTTTCGGATTGAAGGTGGTCAGCAGTATCAGCCACGGGTCTATAACATAGAGCCGGATGCCTCCAACGCCTCCTACTTCTTTGCTGCCGCTGCACTCACCGGTGGACGTGTCACTGTCCAACACCTAAATTTAGATTCTGCACAAGGTGATCTTCAGTTTGTACATATCTTAGAACAGATGGGCTGTCGGACCACCGTTTCTAACATAGGTATTACCGTTACCGGACCGCGCCAATTAAAAGGGATTGATGTCGATATGCGGACGATTTCGGATACTGCCTTGACCCTCGCGGCGATTGCACCCTTCGCCGATAGCAAAGTAACCATCCGCAACATTGAACACACACGCTGGCAAGAGACCGATCGAATCCATGCGATGGTTACAGAACTGCGGAAGTTAGGCGTGCCTGTCGTTGAACACCGAGACGGACTCGAAATTTCACCCACCTCTATTAACCCCGCTGCGATTGATACCTACGAAGATCACCGCGTAGCAATGGCGTTCTCGCTCGTCGGCTTAAAAACACACGGAATTCGGATTAATAACCCAGACTGTGTCAGCAAAACGTTTCCGAATTATTTTGAGGTGCTGCGCGAGTTATATTCTTGAGGGTGTATCTTTATGTAGGGGCTAAAATAGGTAAACTAAAAACCAATACCGCTATTTCGGCTCTTGGCAAAATTAGCAATTGATGTGTTTTCATGGTATCCTTGAATTATCACATTTTTGGGGAGAACTGACACATGAAATATGATAAACAAACAACACAGGCATTTAACAACCTCGTTACCTGCAATCCGAGAATTATGAGCGGCACGCCTGTTTTCAAAAACACGCGTGTTCCCATCAAAAACCTCATTGACTATTTAGAAGCAGGTGATAGTTTAGATGAATTTTTAGAGGATTTTCCTTCTGTCAGTCGTAAACAGGCTAGGCAAGCTTTGGAGTTAGCAAAGGAGATGTTGCTCACGCAAGCCTATGCATATTCTGATTGATGAATGTTTACCTAAAAAACTGAAACAAGAGTTACGTAACCATACGGGATGAAACAGGCTAACTTGTTTCGGGTGGAGTCTACTTTATACGATTCGTTGCGGGAGATTTTGCTGCAACACAACAAGTGGTGATAGTGAAATAGGACTATTAATCAAACCGAAGTCTTTCCCGGAATTCACCCAGAATGGCAACCCCTCCGCCGTAAAACAGTACTGCCAACGGAATCAACACCCAAATAGAAAGAGATCCCTTCAATAGTGTCAAACCAATCCCCATCATACCGGAGAGAATTCCTGCTTTCAAAAGAGTGCGGAATATGAGAGGCGTTTCTCGGAATCCAACAATGTTTCTTGAGATGTAGCCGATCCCAAAGATGAGTAGAAATGCCTCACTTATAACCATTGCTATTGCTGCCCCGACGTGGCTGGAACGCGGAATCAAATATAGATTCAGACAGATGTTCAGGAGTGCAGTTGCGCCCATGAGAACCGAGAAAGCACGACGTTTGTCTGTTGCCCGAAGCACCGACAACACTGCTGTCGTTAGGAAGATGAGTCCGCCTGCCCAACTGAGCCATTGAAGTGCTTTCGCGACTTTATTGAGTTCGTCCAGTGTATAGGTCCGCGGAAGTAACACTGTCGTGATTTCGGGAGATAATATTGAAAGCCCAACCGCGAGCGGAAGTCCACTCAGTACCATCCATCGCATACCGAACGTGTATGCTCCCGGAAATCTCCCTTTTTCTCTCTCCCATGCGCGGGACAAGACAGGGAACATCGCACCCATCATAAACGCGCCCGGTAGAATTGTGAAGGCGGTGGCAATCGTATACGCTAAGCCGTACCACGCATTGGCATCTACTCCGTCTGGACTCAATTTTGACAGCAGAATCGCATCGACGCGAAAATAGAGCAGATGAAAGAGATTGCCAATCGCAAATGGCAATGCCTGCTGCATCAGCACCTTTACTGTCTCTTGACTCGGTTTGAACTGGAGTGGCGTAAATCGGAAACGGGTAAATCCAACGCTTAAAATCAGGTTAATACAACTCGCTATCAACGTTGCTTGACAGACAGCCACCAGTCCATAGTCGAACAGAATCGCGCCACCACCGATTAAGAGAAATCCGACGCGCTCGGCTATTACGGTCAAAGCTTCATATTTCATCTCCTCGTGTGCACGAAAGACGCATCTGTATAATTGCGCTAAGGAATTCGCAATCTCTGCGAGTCCTAAAAAAACTATCATCTTCACGATGATCGGCGTGTAGAGATATATACCGCTGACAATCATGATGCTGTATGCGATAATAGAAAGGATACAGCGCACGATGAGCGCGTTGCCGAGGTAGTGTCGAGTCTGTTGCAGATGCAATGTCATCTCTCGGATAAGCGGATTTTGTATGCCGAGTTCTGTCAGGCTTGCCACCAGATTGGTAAGCGCGATTGCAACAAAATAACCGCCGAACTCACTTTCTGAGAAATAACGCGGCATGAGCCAAACTGTTATCACGAGTGAGCCGAGGCGGCCGATAAGGTGCGCACTAAAAAGAGAGGACGTATTCTTAAAGATACGGTTCATCTAATTGCTATACTTTACCACTCCAGTTGTAGAGAAAACTCTCATGTGTTGGGTTGTTTCAGTTTACTTTCTTTGTTGATTAATGGATTTTCCGAAACGTTTCAGGTTAATATAATCCAACTCTAACGTAGTTCGGTACCAAGGTCCAATAGTCATCAATATCGCCATTCTTTAGGTGTTGTGTCCCAAGGTGGGCAATAGTCGCGCCGCGCGGGACGTTGAAAATAGCGTCTACAAAATGGACTCTTTCACCAAGCCTTTCTCGGACTGCGTCCCCGTAAGTTGCGAGTCCATCGCCAACGAAGTTGATAGGAGCATTTGGAGGTGGGTGTGTATCGAGTTGATCGAGGAAGGCATCAATGGATAAGCAGAGGTCTTCGCTGAGACGCTGCCATTTTGTGTTTGCTTCAAAAATAGCACCGTAGATTTCACTCCGCCGAGCATCCAAAAGTGGACAGATAACACCGTTTGTCCATCGGAGATTATAGGCGATTGCTTCCAGAGTTGAGATCCCCACAATCGGTTTGTCGAGAGCGTAGCAGAGGGATTTGATCGTCGCAACTCCGATACGGATACCGGTGAACGATCCGGGTCCAATACCGACAGCACATCCGTCCAAAGCATCTGCCGTGATGTTCCCCCATTTCAAGACACTATCAATAGCGGGCATAAGTCTGGAGGAGTGTGCTTGGACAATATTGAGCGTATGCTCAGCAACTAAGTTTTCACCATCTATTAAGGCAACACTCCCGATAGGAGTTGAGGTGTCAATGCCTAAAATTTTCATCCTTTGATTTTCGTGTTCCCTAACTTCTGGAATTATAAAGCGTGGTTTTTCTCGTGAAAGTCCCGAAGGGTTTTCAAGCCCTTCGGGAATCTAACACAAAAACGAGCGTTCCAAACACCTACTTCATTTTTACCCTTGCCCAAGTCGTGGCAAGTTTACCGAGTGCCTCCACATCAAGCGTGTTTGGTAGCAATTTTTTAATTTCCGCCTGACTGAGCACAGAGGCGTAGATTCGTGAATCTTCAATGTGAGCGTCAAGATCGCCTGGACCGCCGCCTAAACCACCGTGACGCTTGCCCCAAATCGCCTCGGCATCGTTATTATCAAAGGTGACAAATTGACCAAATGTATAGTCGCCAATTTCGTCCCCGTTACGATATATTCTCACACGCGCCGTTCCACCATCATCTTCATACGAGATCGCCATCATAATCAACTCACCCGCTTTCTTTTCCTCAAATCCAGGCTCTGGATCCTTGGTGCGGTGAAACCATCCGCTACCTGCCATCCAACGATGATGCTGGCGTTCTCCAAAGACAATTGCATCAAATGTGGGATCGGAGAGGCGGTCGATCGTCAATATCGAGCCTTTTTGAACGTCAAGGTCATCCATGATCGCCCACGACACCAACGTCTTTTCTCCGATATCGGGACCATCATACCCACTGGCGATTGCCCACTTACCGAGATCGACATTCAATTGCCCATCCTTGATCTCAGCACCCATGAGTGTGATGTCAGCAAAGTTACCCATAAGATCTTCCAGTTCAACGCCTTTCTCAAATGTCCAGTGTCCAACAAGGGTGTCTGCCTTTTCCGCCTGTCCGAACACCGGTACTGATACGTTGAGCAGAAGCAGCACCGAGCACATCCAGGTGCAATAGTGTTTCAGGTCCTTCATGATTATCTCCTCCACTGTTAATTTAGGTTGAGATTTTCCAAAGACAGCTGAAATTCAAATACAGTATTTGCCTCTATCCATCTTGCGGACTGCCACAGATTTGGAAGCAGGAATTTGCCTCACAGCGTGCATCCGCTAACAAATATTCAGACTGAGTGTATCACGTCTGGGAAAAAAGTCGTGTTTTTTTCGCATATCTATTTTTCTGTGGGCGATAATGCGTGTGTCGTCCTAATCTTAATTCAGACCGGAGAGCAGTTTTTCGAGATGTTGTATATTTCGTTCCACTGCTGTGGCATCCGGGGGTGTTTCTGCAAGTTGGAGGTACTTCTCAAAGGCAGTGATACCTTCACTATACGCGTGATTTTTATAGTATAGATAACCGAGTAGGCGGTAATCGGCTGCGACGTTCGGCAGCAACCAAGTGATACGTTCGGTCGCGGTCAGTGCTTTGTCATAGTTCTCAAGGAGTGTATAGGCACGCGTTAGGTTCCGCAGAATGCGTGCTAAAATCTCCTTGTCCGTTGCTTCGGCTAACATATTCGGTTCCAGCAGTACTACTTCGTCGAAATTTGCTTGGAGTTTTGCCCGAAGTGCATCCTCGGTCATGAATGCCCCATTTTCAAACACGTCCAGCAGAATATCCAAATGTTCACACTGATATTTCACAAGGAAATGCCCTGGGAAATTGACACCGCCGAGCGGCAAACCCGCGCGCCTACCTACTTCGATATAGACAACGCCCAGCGTGATCGGAATACCTGTCTTTTTGTCGATGACAAAGTTGAGAAAGTTGTTACCTAAGGCGTAATAGTTATCGGTATTTCCTGTGAACCCTTTTTCTTCAAAGAGGTAACGGTTCAATTCAGCGATGTGTTGCTCTGGGAGTGTCATCTCTTGAATCCGTTCCCGAACGACATCTGCCATCTCATCCAGTTGGTGAAGGTAGCTCTCAATATTGAGTTCACAATACTCGCTTTGCGCAATAAGCAGAGCACCTGTTGCGAGTTGTATTTCGCCATTATCAAGGTTCGCGAAGGAGGAAAATGGGTCTGTTTGCGATTTCTTTGTCATTTTTCCAAAAAAGTAAATTTTTCTTGCATTCCCTGAAAATATGTTGTATAATTAAAACAATCTTTGTGTGGGGGATTAGCTCAGCTGGGAGAGCGCTTGCATGGCATGCAAGAGGTCACCAGTTCAAGTCTGGTATCCTCCACTTTTTTATTTCGTCCGCTGCTCCGAAAGTGGCTTGGATGTTTCGTCCGTTTTCTTGTTAGTTTGCGCCTTCGCCGTTCTGCGCGGGATGCCATTATCCAGCACACCTAAGAGCGTTAAATGGAGTTGTGCTCGTGTCGGCAAGGTCTGAACTAACTCTTCCTCAATCCCCTCAATTTGTTCCTGTATTTCCTTCCGGTTCGCTCGAAATTTGTCCAAAGTTTCTTGGATCTCTGTGTCTTCAGCAAGTGAATCCTTGGCAAACCGATTTAGGGTTTTCAAATCATCGACTGCTTGAATATACTTTTGCCGTTTTAGATCCCACAGTGCTTTCAGTTGTGTTCGCTGTGCTTCTGTTACGCCGAGGTCCGCAAGGGTCTGCTCCTGTTTGTTTTCACTGCTGTTCTTTTGCGCCCATGCGATGACACCACAAAGTAAAACACATATTAAGATACCCAAGATGTATTTTATCCGGATATATCGGTCCTGGTTTTGTGTTCCCTTAACTTCTTGCATAAATTATCACCCCTAACTTTGGTATGGAACATGGTTAGATGTTCTCATACCATAGTAACATGTAAATCATACAGATGTCAAGTTTAAACGGCGCGCAGAAGTCGTAACAAACATTGACTACGAGATCTCCATGAAAAAAATCATTTGACAAAAAACAACGCATCTATTACAATTATTTCTAACGTTATGCCTCAGA is from Candidatus Poribacteria bacterium and encodes:
- the tsaB gene encoding tRNA (adenosine(37)-N6)-threonylcarbamoyltransferase complex dimerization subunit type 1 TsaB, whose amino-acid sequence is MKILGIDTSTPIGSVALIDGENLVAEHTLNIVQAHSSRLMPAIDSVLKWGNITADALDGCAVGIGPGSFTGIRIGVATIKSLCYALDKPIVGISTLEAIAYNLRWTNGVICPLLDARRSEIYGAIFEANTKWQRLSEDLCLSIDAFLDQLDTHPPPNAPINFVGDGLATYGDAVRERLGERVHFVDAIFNVPRGATIAHLGTQHLKNGDIDDYWTLVPNYVRVGLY
- a CDS encoding transglutaminase-like domain-containing protein, with protein sequence MTKKSQTDPFSSFANLDNGEIQLATGALLIAQSEYCELNIESYLHQLDEMADVVRERIQEMTLPEQHIAELNRYLFEEKGFTGNTDNYYALGNNFLNFVIDKKTGIPITLGVVYIEVGRRAGLPLGGVNFPGHFLVKYQCEHLDILLDVFENGAFMTEDALRAKLQANFDEVVLLEPNMLAEATDKEILARILRNLTRAYTLLENYDKALTATERITWLLPNVAADYRLLGYLYYKNHAYSEGITAFEKYLQLAETPPDATAVERNIQHLEKLLSGLN